In the genome of Streptomyces sp. NBC_00190, one region contains:
- a CDS encoding glycoside hydrolase family 26 protein, whose amino-acid sequence MPTPRRRLASTCIGTVTAGLLATGAALAEPERDRAQGSDIAMGAYLDYGPPGVARIPYLSRWLGGRKIRVGHTYLPGDRWAGIEGNVTFLESWAQWRRAEDDRMLVLNVPMQERNEGGLSDRQVARLIRAGASGQYDFHFKWLAERLVSLGVPDTVIVLGWEMNGSTYSHRCGPDPENWKAYWRRVVNSMRSVPGQKFTFDFAPNRGTDAIGWTSCYPGDDVVDVIGMDSYDQGPGRDFDDQITQPYGLQHHVDFAKAHGKEISYPEWGLFRRGDNAEYVRRMLKWIEEHKPLYHTITDYCPHGVWQCKQNPESAKVFRKALKLEKPDPVIPTPVVPTPVVPTPVVPTPAVPTPEVPSPTAPTPAAPKPSPEVPVPVTPLPVTPSPLVPTPEVPEPEVPEPTPTPTPSPVPSPVVPSPVVPKPEPAPSTAAPTPTPPPRPLPEPEKPSVNSRQWCIPLNFGEWLSKLVGMQSVCVELDWDERSGFWPF is encoded by the coding sequence ATGCCCACACCACGCCGCCGACTGGCGAGCACCTGCATCGGTACGGTCACGGCCGGACTGCTCGCCACCGGGGCCGCCCTCGCGGAACCCGAGAGGGACCGGGCCCAGGGCTCGGACATCGCCATGGGCGCCTACCTCGACTACGGCCCGCCCGGCGTGGCCCGGATCCCCTACCTGTCGCGCTGGCTCGGCGGCAGGAAGATCCGGGTCGGGCACACGTACCTGCCCGGCGACCGGTGGGCGGGCATCGAGGGCAACGTCACGTTCCTGGAGAGCTGGGCGCAGTGGCGCCGGGCCGAGGACGACCGGATGCTCGTCCTCAACGTGCCCATGCAGGAGCGGAACGAAGGCGGGCTGTCCGACCGTCAGGTGGCCCGGCTGATCAGGGCGGGCGCGTCGGGGCAGTACGACTTCCACTTCAAGTGGCTCGCCGAGCGGCTGGTGTCCCTGGGCGTCCCGGACACGGTGATCGTGCTCGGCTGGGAGATGAACGGCAGCACCTACTCCCACCGCTGCGGGCCCGACCCGGAGAACTGGAAGGCGTACTGGAGGCGCGTCGTCAACTCGATGCGCTCGGTACCCGGCCAGAAGTTCACGTTCGACTTCGCCCCGAACAGGGGTACGGACGCCATCGGCTGGACGTCCTGCTACCCCGGCGACGACGTGGTCGACGTCATCGGAATGGATTCGTACGACCAGGGTCCCGGCCGGGACTTCGACGATCAGATCACCCAGCCGTACGGACTCCAGCATCACGTCGACTTCGCGAAAGCACACGGCAAGGAGATCTCCTACCCGGAGTGGGGGCTCTTCCGGCGCGGGGACAACGCGGAGTACGTCCGGCGCATGCTGAAGTGGATCGAGGAGCACAAGCCGCTCTACCACACCATCACCGACTACTGCCCGCACGGCGTGTGGCAGTGCAAGCAGAACCCGGAGTCCGCCAAGGTCTTCCGCAAGGCGCTGAAGCTGGAGAAGCCCGACCCGGTGATCCCGACCCCGGTGGTGCCCACGCCCGTGGTCCCGACCCCCGTCGTGCCCACACCGGCCGTCCCGACGCCCGAGGTCCCGAGCCCCACGGCCCCGACGCCCGCGGCCCCGAAGCCCTCGCCCGAGGTCCCGGTCCCGGTGACCCCGCTCCCCGTGACCCCCAGCCCGCTCGTCCCGACGCCCGAGGTCCCCGAGCCCGAGGTCCCCGAGCCGACCCCGACCCCGACCCCGAGCCCCGTGCCGTCCCCCGTCGTCCCGAGCCCGGTCGTGCCGAAGCCCGAGCCGGCGCCCTCGACGGCGGCACCCACGCCGACCCCGCCGCCCCGGCCGCTGCCGGAACCGGAGAAGCCGTCGGTCAACAGCAGGCAGTGGTGCATCCCGCTCAACTTCGGCGAGTGGCTCTCCAAGCTGGTCGGCATGCAGTCGGTCTGCGTCGAGCTCGACTGGGACGAGAGGTCGGGCTTCTGGCCCTTCTAG
- a CDS encoding GNAT family N-acetyltransferase encodes MSPGSAGALSVALCRDSRQFAALEEPWNRLLRACPTATPFQSHAWLHSWWLSYGKEGRLRIVLVRRGEELVGAAALMLVHRPLPLLVPLGGPITDYFDVLVAAEYAGQVVPALARGLHRAARGAVVDLREVRPGAAAEAVYEAWTGARGKLTDSTCMELPTLPFDELVKRMPASGAQRVRAKLRKTDAAGIEEHEVTEQEVPRAVRTLLRLHEKQWRGRGVTPEHLRPRFAEHLTRATRRMVRAGEGRLTEFRLDGKVVAANVTLLSAGLSGGYLYGADPDLRARKVDVATLLLRYEAGRALADGRPVVSFLRGNEPYKNHWRPETVVNQRLLLATSALTPLLRLHESQLTGRERAVDALREALPAARDWRARLNELRVR; translated from the coding sequence ATGAGTCCGGGCTCCGCCGGGGCTCTGTCGGTTGCGCTGTGCCGCGACTCCCGGCAGTTCGCCGCGCTGGAGGAGCCGTGGAACCGGCTCCTGCGCGCCTGCCCCACCGCCACCCCCTTCCAGAGCCACGCCTGGCTGCACTCCTGGTGGCTGTCGTACGGCAAGGAGGGCCGGCTCCGGATCGTCCTCGTACGGCGCGGCGAGGAACTGGTCGGTGCGGCCGCGCTGATGCTCGTACACCGGCCGCTGCCGCTGCTGGTGCCGCTCGGCGGCCCCATCACCGACTACTTCGACGTGCTCGTGGCCGCCGAGTACGCGGGCCAGGTCGTCCCGGCGCTGGCCCGCGGGCTGCACCGGGCCGCCCGGGGCGCCGTCGTCGACCTGCGCGAGGTGCGCCCCGGGGCCGCCGCCGAGGCGGTGTACGAGGCGTGGACCGGCGCCCGGGGCAAGCTCACCGACTCCACCTGCATGGAGCTGCCCACGCTGCCCTTCGACGAGCTGGTCAAGCGGATGCCGGCCTCCGGCGCCCAGCGGGTGCGGGCCAAGCTCCGCAAGACCGACGCGGCCGGGATCGAGGAGCACGAGGTCACCGAGCAGGAAGTGCCGCGTGCCGTACGGACGCTGCTGCGGCTGCACGAGAAGCAGTGGCGCGGCCGCGGGGTGACCCCGGAACACCTGCGGCCCCGCTTCGCCGAGCACCTGACCCGGGCCACCCGGCGGATGGTGCGGGCGGGGGAGGGCCGGCTGACGGAGTTCCGGCTGGACGGGAAGGTGGTCGCGGCCAACGTCACGCTGCTGTCGGCAGGGCTGAGCGGCGGCTACTTGTACGGCGCCGATCCGGACCTGCGCGCGCGCAAGGTGGACGTGGCGACGCTGCTGCTGCGCTACGAGGCCGGGCGGGCGCTCGCCGACGGCCGGCCGGTGGTGAGCTTCCTGCGCGGCAACGAGCCGTACAAGAACCACTGGCGGCCCGAGACCGTGGTGAACCAGCGGCTCCTGCTGGCCACGAGCGCGCTCACGCCCCTGCTGCGGCTGCACGAGTCGCAGCTGACGGGGCGCGAGCGGGCGGTGGACGCGCTGCGGGAGGCGCTGCCGGCCGCCCGGGACTGGCGGGCGCGGCTCAACGAACTGCGGGTGCGATGA
- a CDS encoding lipopolysaccharide biosynthesis protein has protein sequence MADTAEQKTSEKKAEKRPEKKADHRSEKRQRRRFKRPPMWWPLPACALLGLAAGGAYGVLKAPEYAATSYVVAVPDDTTEPATALGFAQAYARIATSSSTLAYAQPRAGIGAQKLRTQVRAETSPESPMIAITGTSTSPAEAADIANAVADALSLSSNQAAKNTGVQLLLFNQAVAPGAPASPSAPISGAVGMCAGGLLGGLWLLARPGRRKEEREGGQESGPENVQENGQESGQPVVEEYASLPAQGEPTSAKEKESVR, from the coding sequence ATGGCCGACACCGCCGAGCAGAAGACGTCCGAGAAGAAGGCCGAGAAGCGGCCCGAGAAGAAGGCCGACCACCGCTCCGAGAAGAGGCAGCGGCGGCGGTTCAAGCGGCCTCCCATGTGGTGGCCGCTGCCCGCGTGCGCTCTGCTCGGGCTGGCCGCGGGCGGGGCGTACGGGGTGCTCAAGGCGCCCGAGTACGCCGCCACCAGTTACGTCGTCGCCGTGCCGGACGACACCACCGAGCCGGCCACCGCCCTCGGTTTCGCCCAGGCCTACGCCCGCATCGCCACCAGCAGCTCCACCCTGGCCTACGCCCAGCCCCGCGCCGGCATCGGCGCCCAGAAGCTGCGGACCCAGGTGCGGGCCGAGACCTCCCCCGAGTCCCCGATGATCGCCATCACCGGTACGTCGACCAGCCCCGCCGAGGCCGCCGACATCGCCAACGCGGTCGCCGACGCCCTGTCGCTGAGCAGCAATCAGGCCGCCAAGAACACGGGCGTGCAGCTGCTCCTCTTCAACCAGGCCGTCGCGCCCGGCGCCCCCGCCTCCCCGTCCGCCCCCATCAGCGGCGCCGTCGGGATGTGCGCCGGCGGCCTGCTCGGCGGGCTGTGGCTGCTCGCCCGGCCCGGCCGCCGCAAGGAGGAGCGGGAAGGCGGTCAGGAGAGCGGGCCGGAGAACGTGCAGGAGAACGGGCAGGAGAGCGGTCAGCCGGTCGTCGAGGAGTACGCCTCGCTCCCCGCGCAGGGTGAGCCGACCTCGGCCAAGGAGAAGGAGTCCGTGCGATGA
- a CDS encoding glycosyltransferase, producing the protein MKDLKALHVITGLGVGGAEQQLRLLLRHMPMRCDVLTLTNPGPVAEGLRADGVRVVHLGMRGNRDLGALPRLVRFIRRGRYDLVHTHLYRACLYGRLAARLAGAGATVATEHSLGEGEIEGRPLSGGVRALYLASERLGAATVAVSDTVAARLEAWGVPAERVHVVPNGIEAVRFRFDEGVRLAARARTGLPERAFVVGGVGRLVPGKRFDVLVRAVAALPGAHLLLAGDGPERAALRTLAAELGAQSRIHLLGERDPLGDSADGRTPGIPALLAAMDVFVSPSREEAFGLAVVEALAAGLPVLHVTCPAIDDLPAAQAPGARRIGTGTEELVAALRGHMEAGARRLPAPPVVRRYDIARSARQLLDVYDLALSAAPVPGFARAPRGSAPDPAPHAPRAAAERRGAGAR; encoded by the coding sequence GTGAAGGACCTCAAGGCCCTGCACGTCATCACCGGGCTCGGGGTCGGCGGCGCCGAGCAGCAACTGCGGCTGCTGCTGCGGCACATGCCGATGCGCTGCGACGTACTGACGCTGACCAACCCCGGTCCGGTGGCCGAGGGGCTGCGCGCCGACGGGGTCCGGGTCGTGCACCTGGGGATGCGGGGCAACCGGGACCTGGGGGCGCTGCCGCGGCTGGTGAGGTTCATCCGGCGCGGCCGGTACGACCTGGTGCACACCCACCTGTACCGGGCCTGCCTGTACGGGCGCCTCGCGGCCCGGCTCGCGGGCGCCGGGGCGACCGTGGCCACCGAACACTCCCTCGGCGAGGGTGAGATCGAGGGAAGGCCGCTGTCGGGCGGGGTGCGCGCCCTGTACCTGGCCAGTGAGCGGCTGGGGGCGGCGACCGTGGCCGTCTCGGACACCGTGGCCGCCCGGCTGGAGGCGTGGGGCGTGCCGGCCGAGCGGGTGCACGTCGTGCCGAACGGGATCGAGGCCGTCCGTTTCCGCTTCGACGAGGGCGTACGGCTGGCCGCCCGGGCCCGGACCGGGCTGCCGGAGCGGGCCTTCGTGGTCGGCGGGGTCGGCCGGCTGGTGCCGGGCAAGCGGTTCGACGTCCTGGTGCGGGCCGTGGCCGCGCTGCCGGGGGCGCACCTGCTGCTGGCCGGGGACGGGCCCGAGCGCGCCGCCCTGCGCACGCTCGCCGCCGAGCTCGGCGCGCAGAGCCGGATCCACCTGCTGGGCGAGCGGGACCCGCTGGGCGACAGCGCGGACGGCCGCACCCCGGGGATCCCGGCGCTGCTGGCCGCCATGGACGTCTTCGTCTCGCCGTCGCGGGAGGAGGCCTTCGGCCTGGCGGTGGTGGAGGCGCTGGCCGCCGGGCTGCCGGTACTGCACGTGACCTGCCCCGCCATCGACGACCTGCCCGCCGCGCAGGCCCCCGGGGCCCGGCGGATCGGAACCGGCACGGAGGAGCTGGTCGCGGCGCTGCGCGGGCACATGGAGGCGGGCGCGCGCCGGCTGCCCGCGCCGCCGGTGGTCCGGCGCTACGACATCGCGCGCAGCGCGCGGCAGCTGCTGGACGTGTACGACCTCGCCCTTTCGGCCGCTCCGGTGCCGGGCTTCGCCCGGGCCCCCCGGGGCTCCGCCCCGGACCCCGCGCCGCACGCTCCCCGGGCTGCCGCCGAGAGGCGCGGCGCCGGCGCCCGTTGA
- a CDS encoding polysaccharide deacetylase family protein, translating into MSADTDTAPAAVVVPARRTASPWVLMYHSVAEFTDPAEDPYGITVTPRALEVQLQWLRSRGLRGVSVGELLRARAAGTAAGLVGLTFDDGYTDFLTQALPLLRRYDCTSTLFVLPGRLGVDNVWDPLGPRKSLLTAEGIREVAEAGQEIGSHGLLHQDLTAAPDDVLQQELRGSRDLLRELTGTLPEGFCYPYGHLDARVVAATSAAGYRYACAIDPGRLEGPYALPRTHISQADGGARLRVKHLRHQVRELRRAVLR; encoded by the coding sequence ATGTCCGCTGACACCGACACGGCGCCCGCCGCCGTGGTGGTCCCCGCCCGCCGGACCGCATCGCCGTGGGTCCTGATGTACCACTCGGTCGCCGAGTTCACCGACCCCGCCGAGGACCCGTACGGCATCACCGTCACGCCCCGCGCCCTGGAGGTCCAGCTGCAGTGGCTGCGCTCCCGGGGCCTGCGCGGCGTGTCGGTCGGCGAGCTGCTCCGGGCCCGGGCGGCCGGGACCGCGGCCGGGCTGGTCGGACTGACCTTCGACGACGGTTACACCGACTTCCTGACCCAGGCGCTCCCGCTGCTGCGCCGCTACGACTGCACCTCCACCCTGTTCGTGCTGCCCGGGCGGCTCGGCGTGGACAACGTGTGGGACCCGCTGGGGCCCCGCAAGTCCCTGCTCACCGCCGAGGGCATCCGCGAGGTCGCCGAGGCCGGGCAGGAGATCGGCTCCCACGGGCTGCTCCACCAGGACCTCACCGCGGCCCCCGACGACGTGCTCCAGCAGGAGCTGCGGGGCAGCCGCGACCTGCTGCGCGAGCTGACCGGGACCCTGCCCGAGGGGTTCTGCTACCCGTACGGGCACCTCGACGCCCGGGTCGTCGCCGCCACCAGCGCCGCCGGGTACCGGTACGCCTGCGCCATCGACCCCGGGCGGCTCGAAGGCCCGTACGCCCTGCCCCGTACGCACATCAGCCAGGCCGACGGAGGCGCGCGGCTGCGGGTCAAGCACCTGCGCCACCAGGTGCGGGAGCTGCGGCGGGCGGTGCTGCGGTGA
- a CDS encoding lipid II flippase MurJ: MTDTTPWRPASGPPAGAGPARVPGGPAVPARVPDPVPGPLRGPVLPGSGDESGPGEAARAEVGPAAKDPGFIAGAMPGAAGRSGVRVAAYATADASRARARRADGAPAAPAAPGGGGPAPLGRFLAKAAAVTAGLTAAGAVFGLVRDQTIAHLFGAGHDSDAFLIAWTVPEMASTLLIEDAMALLMVPAFSQALARRAAIRVGLTRKEARAQDPVRLLVGATLPRLAVFLAAVASVLVVAAPLVVSVLAPGLPDPELAVQCTRMTALTVISFGLAGYFSAALRAHRSFVPPAAIYVSYNIGIIGTMVALHALWGVRAAAAGVAAGGLLMVLVQLPSFIRNVGFGPPRAKGAPRSQRDRDRPTLLAFGLIAPVIFFAVFRQSQVLVERFLAASLPPGAISHLNYAQKVAQMPMVLSLMICTVTFPVVAQAMADGEREKARRRVEQDLALAALAVLLGSALVIGYAPQIIQVLFERGAFTHRDTLATASVMRVYGLGLLGHCLVGALSRPFFSTARPTWFPALAMGAGLLVNIVAGAFAVDWWGIYGIAAANAAGITTTAVLLLTGLGSQIIAIHVRRVAVSIARLAVSAAAACATGWIAGPMVPDPMLSAALGCLLVPAMFGATGVAIRALEITALPGQIAQSSSQFTQRFRNVR, encoded by the coding sequence GTGACGGACACCACGCCTTGGCGGCCCGCCTCCGGCCCCCCGGCCGGGGCGGGCCCCGCCCGTGTGCCGGGCGGCCCCGCCGTCCCCGCCCGTGTGCCGGATCCGGTCCCGGGGCCGCTCCGGGGCCCGGTCCTGCCCGGCTCCGGCGACGAGTCCGGACCGGGTGAGGCGGCCCGGGCCGAGGTGGGTCCGGCGGCGAAGGACCCCGGCTTCATCGCCGGAGCGATGCCCGGCGCCGCCGGGCGGTCAGGCGTGCGGGTGGCGGCCTACGCCACCGCCGACGCTTCGCGCGCCCGGGCCCGCCGCGCGGACGGAGCGCCCGCGGCGCCCGCCGCCCCCGGTGGCGGCGGACCGGCGCCGCTGGGGCGGTTCCTGGCCAAGGCCGCCGCCGTCACCGCCGGGCTGACCGCCGCCGGGGCGGTGTTCGGGCTCGTGCGGGACCAGACCATCGCGCACCTCTTCGGCGCCGGGCACGACAGCGACGCCTTCCTGATCGCCTGGACCGTGCCCGAGATGGCCTCGACGCTGCTCATCGAGGACGCCATGGCGCTGCTGATGGTGCCCGCCTTCAGCCAGGCCCTGGCCCGGCGGGCGGCCATCCGGGTCGGGCTCACCCGCAAGGAGGCCCGCGCGCAGGACCCCGTACGGCTGCTCGTGGGGGCGACCCTGCCGCGGCTCGCCGTGTTCCTGGCCGCCGTGGCCTCCGTACTGGTCGTGGCCGCGCCGCTCGTCGTCTCCGTGCTCGCGCCCGGTCTGCCCGACCCCGAACTGGCCGTCCAGTGCACCCGTATGACGGCCCTGACCGTGATCTCCTTCGGCCTCGCCGGCTACTTCAGCGCGGCGCTGCGGGCACACCGGTCCTTCGTGCCGCCCGCCGCGATCTACGTCTCGTACAACATCGGCATCATCGGCACGATGGTCGCGCTGCACGCCCTGTGGGGCGTGCGGGCGGCCGCCGCCGGGGTCGCCGCCGGCGGACTGCTGATGGTCCTCGTCCAACTGCCCTCCTTCATCCGCAACGTGGGCTTCGGCCCGCCCCGGGCCAAGGGCGCCCCGCGCAGCCAGCGCGACCGCGACCGCCCCACCCTCCTCGCCTTCGGCCTCATCGCCCCCGTGATCTTCTTCGCCGTCTTCCGGCAGTCGCAGGTGCTCGTCGAGCGGTTCCTCGCCGCCTCCCTGCCACCCGGGGCGATCTCGCACCTCAACTACGCGCAGAAGGTCGCACAGATGCCGATGGTGCTCTCCCTGATGATCTGCACCGTCACCTTCCCCGTCGTCGCCCAGGCGATGGCCGACGGCGAGCGCGAGAAGGCCCGGCGCCGGGTCGAGCAGGACCTCGCCCTCGCCGCCCTCGCCGTCCTCCTGGGCAGCGCACTCGTCATCGGCTACGCGCCGCAGATCATCCAGGTCCTCTTCGAACGCGGCGCCTTCACCCACCGGGACACCCTCGCCACCGCTTCCGTCATGCGGGTCTACGGACTCGGACTCCTCGGCCACTGCCTCGTCGGGGCACTGTCCCGGCCCTTCTTCTCGACCGCCCGGCCCACCTGGTTCCCGGCGCTCGCGATGGGCGCCGGACTGCTCGTCAACATCGTGGCCGGAGCCTTCGCCGTCGACTGGTGGGGCATCTACGGCATCGCCGCGGCCAACGCGGCCGGCATCACCACGACCGCCGTCCTGCTGCTCACCGGCCTCGGCTCGCAGATCATCGCCATCCACGTCCGCCGGGTCGCCGTCAGCATCGCCCGGCTCGCGGTGTCGGCGGCCGCGGCCTGCGCCACGGGCTGGATCGCCGGGCCCATGGTTCCCGACCCGATGCTCAGCGCCGCGCTCGGCTGCCTGCTGGTCCCCGCCATGTTCGGAGCCACCGGCGTGGCCATACGCGCCCTCGAAATCACTGCCCTGCCCGGTCAGATCGCCCAGTCCTCCTCCCAGTTCACGCAGAGGTTCCGCAATGTCCGCTGA
- a CDS encoding O-antigen ligase family protein, whose translation MSLAVTLNGVRSDVPGLVRRHWPLLPLAATVLFLLAPLPAGDAAASGKVGPADAASLLLVFACVVQALRGRVRELTPLGVLVLGMPAVGLAVATTTAGDPHAALPGFVRYLQVFVLVPAAVVLLVQGAREFRIAAGCFVVLALVQGAVGVVQYATHTGASYQGQDIRAVGTFGPGDVMGMATVVAYGLVVATAVALAPGQAQRTRRIAGGAALVLVLPLVLSFSRGVWIATVGAAVLVMVLAGIRRALKVLLALAAAGMVLVGGLGVGSEMVTERLTSITQVSSAPDQSVTDRYTMWAAAESMWQERPAVGVGLKGFPANRDGHSSLGLSSGSDTAGAGQAYLRQPLLSPHNMYLLILSEQGLTGLVALAGGWAALLVAGLRRIASGGRTRDCGLIATGLFVWQLTDFLYADIGGPSTVLTGVIIGLAAWWALPSPGDAGPPRGASSAAGSVSGSVSRGSAPRVAART comes from the coding sequence ATGAGCCTTGCCGTAACCCTGAACGGTGTACGGTCCGACGTGCCGGGCCTGGTGCGGCGGCACTGGCCGCTGCTGCCGCTCGCCGCGACCGTGCTCTTCCTGCTCGCCCCGCTCCCGGCGGGGGACGCGGCCGCCTCCGGGAAGGTCGGTCCGGCCGATGCGGCCTCGCTGCTGCTGGTGTTCGCCTGCGTGGTGCAGGCGCTGCGCGGCCGGGTGCGGGAGCTGACCCCGCTGGGCGTGCTCGTGCTCGGGATGCCCGCCGTCGGGCTCGCGGTCGCGACGACGACCGCGGGGGACCCGCACGCCGCCCTGCCCGGCTTCGTGCGCTACCTCCAGGTGTTCGTGCTGGTCCCGGCGGCCGTGGTGCTGCTGGTGCAGGGCGCCCGGGAGTTCCGGATCGCCGCCGGGTGCTTCGTGGTCCTGGCGCTGGTGCAGGGCGCGGTGGGGGTCGTGCAGTACGCGACCCACACCGGGGCCTCCTACCAGGGCCAGGACATCCGGGCCGTGGGCACCTTCGGCCCCGGCGACGTCATGGGCATGGCCACCGTGGTGGCGTACGGGCTGGTCGTGGCGACCGCCGTCGCGCTGGCACCGGGGCAGGCGCAAAGGACCCGGCGCATCGCCGGGGGCGCGGCGCTGGTGCTGGTGCTGCCGCTGGTGCTGTCGTTCAGCCGGGGCGTGTGGATCGCCACCGTCGGCGCGGCGGTGCTGGTGATGGTGCTGGCCGGGATCCGGCGGGCGCTGAAGGTACTCCTCGCGCTCGCCGCGGCGGGCATGGTCCTGGTGGGCGGGCTCGGGGTCGGCTCCGAGATGGTCACGGAGCGGCTGACCTCCATCACGCAGGTCTCCAGCGCCCCCGACCAGTCGGTGACCGACCGCTACACGATGTGGGCCGCCGCCGAGTCGATGTGGCAGGAGCGGCCGGCGGTGGGGGTGGGGCTGAAGGGCTTCCCGGCCAACCGCGACGGACACTCCTCGCTGGGGCTTTCCTCCGGCAGCGACACCGCGGGCGCGGGGCAGGCGTACCTCCGCCAGCCGCTGCTCTCCCCGCACAACATGTACCTCCTGATCCTGAGCGAGCAAGGGCTGACCGGGCTGGTCGCGCTGGCGGGCGGCTGGGCGGCGCTGCTGGTGGCGGGGCTGCGCCGGATCGCCTCCGGCGGGCGCACGCGGGACTGCGGGCTGATCGCCACGGGACTGTTCGTGTGGCAGCTGACCGACTTCCTCTACGCGGACATCGGCGGGCCGTCCACCGTCCTGACCGGAGTGATCATCGGGCTCGCCGCCTGGTGGGCCCTGCCCTCCCCGGGGGACGCCGGTCCACCGCGTGGGGCCTCCTCGGCTGCCGGGTCCGTCTCCGGTTCGGTTTCGCGGGGCAGCGCCCCCCGGGTTGCGGCCCGCACGTGA
- a CDS encoding exopolysaccharide biosynthesis polyprenyl glycosylphosphotransferase, with protein sequence MTMDSAPARHTGQGGKGPAGVTAVRRSATAIHPPRGPRAGQARPAVRPNRRHGSTTGVLPLLTADALAAVLTVASLSGPGLPAPAAAPIAVLLAALHAQAGLYRPRLAPSALLELPVVAGRSAVLWCTVATVVAAVDPGRALGWSVLLTAMCLQVVLACAGRGFVNQLRRRTRIRRPASVLVVGPGAAAGAVAAALHGRPEYGLRPVGLADTGAAEGDTGPLPVLTTHEDVRRAVIQNSVRHAVFSRPPEADERTASLVRLFHDHGCRLWLADPAGTAKITGMRVADPADQLWGYAVQPLLPRSARPLERWAKRGLDAVLALLALVAAAPVMGACALAVRVWDGPGVIFRQERVGLYGRSFTLLKFRTLRADEHESATRWTVAGDRAMSPVGSFLRKSSLDELPQLWNVVRGDMSLVGPRPERPFFVAKFSTVHPGYEARHRMPVGITGLAQINGLRGDTSIEDRARFDNHYIDTWSLWQDLWILARTAASFFRFRLGGS encoded by the coding sequence ATGACGATGGACAGCGCACCCGCCCGGCACACCGGGCAGGGCGGCAAGGGGCCCGCCGGCGTCACCGCCGTTCGCCGTTCCGCGACCGCCATCCACCCCCCGCGCGGGCCCAGGGCCGGCCAGGCCCGGCCCGCGGTACGCCCGAACCGCCGCCACGGGAGTACGACGGGGGTGCTGCCGCTGCTCACCGCGGACGCGCTGGCCGCCGTACTCACCGTGGCGTCGCTGTCCGGACCGGGCCTGCCGGCCCCGGCGGCCGCGCCGATCGCGGTGCTGCTCGCCGCGCTGCACGCGCAGGCCGGGCTGTACCGGCCGCGGCTCGCCCCCTCGGCCCTCCTCGAACTGCCCGTGGTGGCCGGGCGGTCCGCCGTCCTGTGGTGCACGGTCGCCACGGTCGTGGCCGCCGTGGACCCGGGCCGGGCCCTCGGCTGGAGCGTGCTGCTCACCGCCATGTGCCTCCAGGTCGTACTGGCGTGCGCGGGGCGCGGGTTCGTCAACCAGCTCCGCCGCCGCACCCGCATCCGCCGGCCCGCCTCCGTCCTCGTCGTCGGACCCGGCGCGGCGGCGGGCGCGGTGGCCGCCGCCCTGCACGGCCGGCCCGAGTACGGGCTGCGCCCCGTCGGGCTCGCCGACACCGGCGCAGCCGAGGGGGACACCGGACCCCTGCCGGTGCTCACCACCCACGAGGACGTCCGGCGCGCCGTCATCCAGAACTCCGTGCGGCACGCGGTGTTCAGCCGCCCGCCCGAGGCCGACGAACGCACCGCTTCCCTGGTCCGCCTCTTCCACGACCACGGCTGCCGGCTCTGGCTCGCCGACCCGGCCGGCACCGCCAAGATCACCGGCATGCGGGTGGCGGACCCCGCCGACCAGCTGTGGGGGTACGCAGTACAGCCGCTGCTGCCCCGGTCGGCGCGGCCGCTGGAGCGCTGGGCCAAGCGCGGCCTCGACGCCGTGCTCGCCCTGCTCGCCCTGGTCGCCGCCGCGCCCGTGATGGGGGCCTGCGCGCTGGCCGTACGGGTCTGGGACGGGCCTGGGGTGATCTTCCGGCAGGAGCGGGTCGGCCTCTACGGGCGCTCCTTCACCCTGCTGAAGTTCCGTACGCTGCGCGCCGACGAGCACGAGTCCGCCACCCGCTGGACCGTGGCGGGCGACCGCGCGATGAGCCCGGTCGGCTCCTTCCTGCGCAAGTCCTCGCTGGACGAGCTGCCGCAGCTGTGGAACGTCGTACGCGGTGACATGAGCCTGGTCGGCCCGCGGCCCGAACGGCCGTTCTTCGTCGCCAAGTTCTCCACCGTCCACCCCGGCTACGAGGCCCGGCACCGGATGCCCGTCGGCATCACCGGGCTGGCCCAGATCAACGGCCTGCGCGGGGACACCTCCATCGAGGACCGGGCCCGCTTCGACAACCACTACATCGACACCTGGTCGCTGTGGCAGGACCTGTGGATCCTCGCCCGCACCGCGGCCTCCTTCTTCCGCTTCCGGCTGGGGGGCAGCTGA